One Setaria viridis chromosome 5, Setaria_viridis_v4.0, whole genome shotgun sequence genomic region harbors:
- the LOC117859069 gene encoding protein QUIRKY, which translates to MAAGGGGGGPPPPMVRRLAVEVVDARDLVPKDGLGTSSAFAVVDFDGQRKRTRTVPRDLNPQWHERLDFAVHDPANMHAEALDVSLYHDRRFNPSGGGGGKNQFLGRVRIYGSQFSRRGQEGIVYFPLEKRSLLSWIRGEVGLKIYYYDEPAEGPPPPPEDKPPEQADNAPPPEVPPEAPKELHEMPAPTEAAVEVQQPAGQPPIINVEEAPMHPPMMMPPMHGPHGPMMMPPPMHGPHGPHGGTMMPPPVHGPHGPMTPPPPEPPPEPEPVPQPEGGDPYPPEVRKTRMASSTERVRVVRYPDYHASSPRIIPGRFASAGESVEPVQSASYDLVEPMRYLFVRVVRVRGIRACEGPYVKVQAGPHSLRSRPGRDVSGTGNPEWNQVFAISHARPEPTLEISVWDGGAPSPAEAFLGGVCFDLSDVPVRDQPDGPLAPQWYRLEGGEPGMVTGDIMVAVWIGTQADDAFPEAWNTDAPYAAYTRSKVYQSPKLWYLRASVIEAQDLRVPAPPPGLPFDVRVKVQLGFQSARTRRSVASSTGSAFAWSEDLMFVASEPLDDTLVVLVEDRSMIKEPALLGHATIPVASIEQRLDERQIVASRWFNLEGGSDGGGPPGGFYSGRLHLRLCLEGGYHVLDEAAHVCSDYRPTAKQLWKPPVGVLELGIIDACSLLPMKTKGGAKGCTDAYCVAKYGKKWVRTRTVTDSLNPRWNEQYTWQVYDPCTVLTVAVFDNWRMFAGAGDDRQDYRVGKVRVRVSTLESNRVYTASYPLLVLLRSGLKKMGEVRLAVRLSSPAALPDTWVTYTSPLLPRMHYLRPIGVAQQEALRGAAVRTVATWLARSEPPLGPEVVKYMLDADAHTWSVRRAKANWFRIMGVLAWAVGLARWLDGVKRWRNPSTTVLVHALYLVLVWYPELVVPTASLYVFMIGVWYYRFRPRGPAGMDARLSQADTVDGDELEEEFDPVPPPDVLRLRYERLRTLAGRVQRVMGDVAAQGERLQALVSWRDPRASRIFVGVCLAVAVALYAMPPKMVAVASGFYYLRHPMFRDPMPPPAVNFFRRLPSLSDRLL; encoded by the coding sequence atggcggccggcggtggcggtggtggcccgccgccgccgatggtgCGGAGGCTGGCCGTCGAGGTGGTGGACGCGCGGGACCTCGTGCCCAAGGACGGGCTCGGCACGTCCAGCGCCTTCGCGGTGGTGGACTTCGACGGCCAGCGGAAGCGCACGCGGACCGTGCCGCGGGACCTCAACCCGCAGTGGCACGAGCGCCTCGACTTCGCCGTGCACGACCCGGCCAACATGCACGCCGAGGCGCTCGACGTCTCGCTCTACCACGACCGCCGCTTCAACCcctccggaggcggcggcggcaagaatcAATTCCTCGGCCGCGTCCGCATCTACGGCTCCCAGTTCTCGCGCCGCGGCCAGGAGGGCATCGTCTACTTCCCGCTCGAGAAGCGCAGCCTGCTCAGCTGGATCCGCGGCGAGGTCGGGCTCAAGATTTACTACTACGACGAGCCGGCGgaagggccgccgccgcccccggaggACAAGCCGCCGGAGCAGGCCGacaacgcgccgccgccggaggtccCTCCGGAAGCGCCCAAGGAGCTCCATGAGATGCCCGCGCCGACCGAGGCCGCCGTCGAGGTGCAGCAGCCGGCGGGGCAGCCTCCAATCATTAACGTGGAGGAAGCGCCCATGCACCCACCGATGATGATGCCGCCGATGCACGGCCCCCACGGTCCAATGATGATGCCGCCGCCAATGCACGGGCCGCACGGCCCCCATGGCGGCACCatgatgccgccgccggtgcaCGGGCCGCACGGGCCAatgacgccgccgccaccggagccaccgccggagccggagcccgtACCGCAGCCGGAGGGCGGCGATCCGTACCCTCCCGAGGTGCGCAAGACGCGGATGGCGTCGAGTACGGAGCGCGTCCGCGTGGTGCGCTACCCGGATTACCACGCCTCCTCGCCCCGCATCATTCCCGGGCGGTTCGCGTCCGCCGGCGAATCCGTGGAGCCGGTGCAGTCGGCGTCGTACGACCTGGTGGAGCCGATGCGCTACCTGTTCGTGCGCGTGGTGCGGGTGCGCGGCATCCGCGCCTGCGAGGGCCCTTACGTGAAGGTCCAGGCAGGCCCGCACTCGCTCCGGTCGCGGCCCGGCCGCGACGTCTCCGGCACCGGCAACCCCGAGTGGAACCAGGTGTTCGCCATCAGCCACGCGAGGCCGGAGCCGACGCTGGAGATCTCCGTGTGGGACGGCGGGGCGCCCTCCCCCGCCGAGGCCTTCCTCGGCGGCGTGTGCTTCGACCTCTCCGACGTGCCGGTCCGGGACCAGCCGGACGGCCCGCTGGCGCCGCAGTGGTACCGGCTCGAGGGCGGCGAGCCGGGCATGGTGACGGGGGACATCATGGTGGCGGTGTGGATCGGCACGCAGGCCGACGACGCGTTTCCGGAGGCGTGGAACACGGACGCGCCGTACGCCGCGTACACGCGGTCCAAGGTGTACCAGTCGCCCAAGCTCTGGTACCTGCGCGCGTCGGTGATCGAGGCGCAGGACCTCcgcgtgccggcgccgccgccggggctccCGTTCGACGTGCGCGTCAAGGTGCAGCTCGGCTTCCAGTCGGCGCGGACGCGGCGGTCGGTGGCGAGCAGCACCGGCTCCGCGTTCGCGTGGTCCGAGGACCTCATGTTCGTCGCGTCCGAGCCGCTGGACGACACCCTCGTCGTGCTCGTCGAGGACCGGTCCATGATCAAGGAGCCCGCGCTGCTGGGCCACGCCACCATCCCGGTGGCCTCCATCGAGCAGCGCCTTGACGAGCGGCAGATCGTGGCTTCGAGGTGGTTCAACCTGGAAGGCGGCAGCGATGGCGGCGGCCCGCCGGGGGGCTTCTACTCCGGGCGGCTGCACCTCCGGCTGTGCCTGGAAGGCGGGTACCACGTGCTGGACGAGGCGGCGCACGTGTGCAGCGACTACCGGCCGACGGCGAAGCAGCTGTGGAAGCCGCCGGTGGGCGTGCTGGAGCTGGGCATCATCGACGCGTGCAGCCTGCTGCCGATGAAGACGAAAGGCGGCGCCAAGGGGTGCACGGACGCCTACTGCGTGGCCAAGTACGGCAAGAAGTGGGTGCGCACCCGCACCGTGACCGACAGCCTGAACCCGCGGTGGAACGAGCAGTACACGTGGCAGGTGTACGACCCCTGCACGGTGCTGACGGTGGCCGTGTTCGACAACTGGCGCAtgttcgccggcgccggcgacgaccgcCAGGACTACCGCGTCGGCAAGGTGCGGGTGCGCGTGTCGACGCTGGAGAGCAACCGCGTTTACACGGCGTCGTACCCGCTGCTGGTGCTGCTACGGTCGgggctgaagaagatgggcgaGGTGCGGCTGGCCGTGCGgctctcgtcgccggcggctctGCCGGACACGTGGGTCACCTACAcgtcgccgctgctgccgcgcaTGCACTACCTGCGCCCGATCGGCGTCGCGCAGCAGGAGGcgctccgcggcgccgccgtgcgcacGGTGGCCACGTGGCTGGCGCGGTCGGAGCCGCCGCTGGGGCCGGAGGTTGTCAAGTACATGCTGGACGCGGACGCGCACACGTGGAGCGTGCGGCGCGCCAAGGCCAACTGGTTCCGCATCATGGGGGTGCTGGCCTGGGCCGTCGGGCTGGCGCGGTGGCTCGACGGCGTCAAGCGGTGGCGCAACCCGTCCACCACCGTGCTCGTCCACGCGCTCTACCTGGTGCTCGTCTGGTACCCGGAGCTGGTGGTCCCCACGGCGTCGCTGTACGTGTTCATGATCGGCGTGTGGTACTACCGGTTCCGGCCTCGTGGCCCCGCCGGGATGGACGCGCGGCTGTCGCAGGCCGACACGGTGGACGGCgacgagctggaggaggagttcgacccggtgccgccgccggacgtGCTGCGGCTCCGGTACGAGCGGCTCCGCACGCTGGCCGGGCGCGTGCAGCGCGTCATGGGCGACGTCGCGGCGCAGGGGGAGCGGCTGCAGGCGCTCGTGAGCTGGAGGGACCCGCGCGCCAGCCGGATCTTCGTGGGCGTCTGCCTCGCCGTGGCCGTCGCGCTCTACGCCATGCCGCCCAAGATGGTGGCCGTGGCCAGCGGGTTCTACTACCTGCGACACCCGATGTTCCGGGaccccatgccgccgccggccgtcaaCTTCTTCCGCCGGCTGCCCAGCCTCTCGGACAGGTTGCTCTGA